The Alkalihalobacillus sp. TS-13 genomic interval CAGCGCCAGATACTGTGTTCCCGTTCTCCGCAGCAGAAGATGTTTGGCTGCCAGATTATAAAGATATCATGGAAAAAGCGAAGCAAGTAATCAACTTTTAATAAGACAGAAGTAAACTCCAAACTCACTATATAGAAAACAAGGAGGCGAACCCTGTGGCGTTTGAATTTAAACTGCCAGATATCGGTGAAGGTATCCATGAAGGTGAAATCGTAAAATGGTTTGTCAAAAAGGGCGATGAAATCAAAGAAGATGATATTCTTCTTGAAGTACAAAACGATAAAGCAGTAGTAGAAATTCCTTCACCTGTTGATGGAACGGTAAACGATATTAAGGTTGACGAAGGAACTGTTGCGGTTGTTGGTGATGTACTTGTAACGATCGATGCTGAAGGTTATGAAGGCGACAGTGAAGAAACAGATGCTGATCAACCAAAAGCCGATGAAGATAAGAAGCCTGAGGCAGATGAAGCGAAAAAAGAGGATGACAAAAAAGACGATAAAGAAAAAGAGTCAAAAGAAACAAAAGAAACGCCGAAAGAAGACTCTGATTCTGAAGATGACGATCCGACTAGCCGTGTTAAGGCGATGCCATCTGTTCGGAAGTATGCCCGTGATAAAGACGTCAACATCAAGAAAGTAAGTGGTTCTGGCAAGGACGGTCGTATCCTTAAAGAAGATATCGATGCATATCTTGACGGTGGACAAGAAACTGCTGAAACTGAAGAACCAGCAGCTGAAGCGAAAGAGGATCAACAAACAGAAGAAAAAGCGAAGCCTGCTGCAGCAACTACAGAACAAGCAGAAACTCGCGAAAAACTTAAAGGTATGAGAAAAGCGATCGCTAAAGCGATGGTCAACTCTAAGCATACGGCACCTCATGTTACACATATGG includes:
- a CDS encoding dihydrolipoamide acetyltransferase family protein, with the protein product MAFEFKLPDIGEGIHEGEIVKWFVKKGDEIKEDDILLEVQNDKAVVEIPSPVDGTVNDIKVDEGTVAVVGDVLVTIDAEGYEGDSEETDADQPKADEDKKPEADEAKKEDDKKDDKEKESKETKETPKEDSDSEDDDPTSRVKAMPSVRKYARDKDVNIKKVSGSGKDGRILKEDIDAYLDGGQETAETEEPAAEAKEDQQTEEKAKPAAATTEQAETREKLKGMRKAIAKAMVNSKHTAPHVTHMDEIAVTDLVAHRKQFKELASEKGIKLTYLPYVVKALVSALREYPILNASIDDENEEIVHKHYYNIGIAADTDAGLVVPVIKDADRKSIFSLSNEINELAKKARDGKLSGDEMKGSTCTISNLGSAGGQWFTPIINHPDAAILGVGRIQEKPVVENGEIVAAPVLALSISYDHRLVDGVTAQNALNHVKRLLNDPQLLIMEA